Part of the Bacillus solimangrovi genome, AGCAGAAAAAATCAACATACTTGGTACAATCTTAGGTATGTACAGAGCGATCTCTTCAAACATTTTCAGTTGATTAGCATACTCTTCTTCTGTTAGTGGTAATACATTTTCTGATGTCTTTAACGTTTCTTCAAACCAATCCTTCATCGTACTGATAAAATTAATATCAATTAAACTCGCTATAATCACATAATTCACCAATAACATCACTAAGAAGGCTAATACGCCACTAATAAGTATGAAAAAACTTATTTCTTTTCTTCTAGTCATCTCACCCATTACGAGGCCTGGTAACATAAATGTAAGTATAAATGGAATCATCAATTCTCCGCCTAATAAAAAGGCTAATAAAACTGAACTTGCTAGTATCCAAATCGCCTTTTTATAACCATAACGATAAGAATAATTTAATATCGGAATTGCAAGAAGAAATAGTAATAACGGTCCAATGATTGGTATATAAATAAAACCAAATGCAAACAAGACGGTTAAAGCTAGTACTCCTACACCTTCCGTCAACATTCGCTTCTGTTCCAATGATGTCACCTCGTCATCAAGCTAATATGTATTGTCATTCTATAATTGTATGGTTTCCCATTATAATTATTACTTATAAAACATTCTTTACTCCCTCATTATAACCATTTTGAGGATTGAACACACTTCTTATTACTTAGCCAGGTACTAGATATTTTTTAAAACGTGAAAAAAGACAGCAAGATCATCTCTCGCTGTCTTTTATGCTCACATTAATCGTTCACGTATGGTAAAAGTGCCATTTGGCGTGCGCGCTTGATAGCACGTGTTAACTTACGTTGGTATTTAGAAGAAGTACCAGTTACACGACGAGGTAAAAT contains:
- a CDS encoding YybS family protein, whose amino-acid sequence is MEQKRMLTEGVGVLALTVLFAFGFIYIPIIGPLLLFLLAIPILNYSYRYGYKKAIWILASSVLLAFLLGGELMIPFILTFMLPGLVMGEMTRRKEISFFILISGVLAFLVMLLVNYVIIASLIDINFISTMKDWFEETLKTSENVLPLTEEEYANQLKMFEEIALYIPKIVPSMLIFSAIGLAFVIQVIAFKLLRRKNDNIPSFPPFSEWIFPRALLWYYLIVSLMFYIGISQGTWWELVILNLFIVLEAVMTIQGLGFIFFFARWKGLAKPIPIIITIVAIILPFLLYLIRILGIIDLGFDLRQRLKEQK